One Novosphingobium sp. G106 DNA segment encodes these proteins:
- the thrC gene encoding threonine synthase has protein sequence MEYISTRGSAPALDFAGATLAGLASDGGLYVPRSWPRFTEAEIAAMAGLPYAELAQRIMQPFVEGSLSPEKLLELTRAAYGRFAHAAVTPLEQFDEQHWLLELFHGPTLAFKDVALQLLGLLFEEFLGRDTQNLTIVGATSGDTGSAAIDAVAGRAKVDIFMLHPKGRVSDVQRRQMTTVLAPNVHNIAIEDATFDDAQAIVKRMFNDPAMTGRFNIGAVNSINWARLMAQVVYYFAAGLQLGAPHRQVAFSVPTGNFGDVFAGYVAAQMGLPIAQLIVATNVNDILHRALSTGDYSQGTVTPTAAPSMDIQVSSNFERLLFDVGGRDGKALAEQMAGFEASKAMQLTNAQREGAAALFTSARADADDMSHAIRWAWENCGELIDPHTAIGLHAARASGLPKAIPVVTLATAHPAKFPDAVERATGQRPELPARVGDLFDREERCADLPGDYAAIADYVAQHAVSKS, from the coding sequence ATGGAATACATCAGCACCAGAGGCAGCGCCCCGGCGCTCGATTTCGCCGGCGCCACGCTCGCCGGCCTTGCATCCGACGGCGGGCTCTACGTGCCCCGCTCCTGGCCGCGTTTTACCGAGGCAGAGATCGCGGCGATGGCGGGCCTGCCCTATGCCGAGCTCGCCCAGCGGATCATGCAGCCCTTCGTCGAGGGCAGTCTCAGCCCTGAGAAGCTGCTCGAGCTGACCCGCGCCGCCTATGGCCGCTTCGCCCATGCCGCGGTGACCCCGCTCGAACAGTTCGACGAGCAGCACTGGCTGCTCGAACTGTTCCACGGTCCGACCCTGGCGTTCAAGGACGTGGCGCTGCAATTGCTCGGCTTGCTGTTCGAGGAATTCCTCGGCCGCGACACCCAGAACCTGACGATCGTCGGCGCCACCTCGGGCGACACCGGCTCGGCCGCGATCGACGCGGTTGCCGGCCGCGCCAAGGTCGACATCTTCATGCTCCACCCCAAGGGCCGGGTGAGCGATGTCCAGCGCCGGCAGATGACCACGGTGCTCGCGCCCAACGTCCACAACATCGCCATCGAGGACGCCACGTTCGACGATGCCCAGGCGATCGTGAAGCGCATGTTCAACGATCCGGCGATGACCGGCCGGTTCAACATCGGTGCAGTCAATTCGATCAACTGGGCGCGGCTGATGGCGCAGGTGGTCTACTACTTCGCCGCCGGCCTGCAGCTCGGTGCGCCGCACCGCCAGGTCGCCTTCTCGGTGCCGACGGGCAATTTCGGCGACGTCTTCGCCGGCTACGTCGCGGCGCAGATGGGCCTGCCGATTGCCCAGCTCATCGTCGCGACCAACGTCAACGACATCCTCCACCGCGCGCTCTCCACCGGCGACTATTCGCAGGGCACGGTCACGCCGACCGCGGCGCCGTCGATGGATATCCAGGTCTCGTCGAACTTCGAACGGCTGCTGTTCGATGTCGGCGGCCGTGACGGCAAGGCGCTCGCCGAGCAGATGGCCGGCTTCGAGGCCAGCAAGGCGATGCAGCTGACCAATGCCCAGCGCGAGGGCGCCGCGGCTCTGTTCACCAGCGCGCGCGCCGATGCCGACGACATGAGCCATGCGATCCGCTGGGCCTGGGAGAACTGCGGCGAGCTGATCGATCCGCACACCGCGATCGGCCTTCACGCCGCGCGTGCTTCGGGCCTGCCCAAGGCGATCCCGGTCGTCACGCTGGCGACCGCGCATCCGGCCAAGTTCCCTGATGCGGTCGAGCGCGCAACCGGCCAGCGTCCCGAGCTGCCCGCGCGCGTCGGCGACCTGTTCGACCGCGAGGAGCGCTGCGCCGACCTGCCCGGCGACTACGCCGCCATCGCCGACTACGTCGCTCAGCACGCCGTTTCCAAGAGCTGA
- a CDS encoding DUF983 domain-containing protein: protein MNGESHETKGQPGLVSAALFGLCPRCGARTLFDGLAKFAPRCRACGLDFSTFNVGDGPAAFLTLIVGALVVAAAITLELSAHPPFWVHILLWVPITAAAVVWGLRAGKGALLAAEYQRQAGEHRTEDE, encoded by the coding sequence ATGAACGGCGAAAGCCACGAAACCAAGGGGCAGCCGGGACTAGTCTCGGCTGCCCTTTTCGGTCTCTGCCCCCGTTGCGGTGCGCGGACTCTGTTTGATGGCCTGGCGAAGTTCGCGCCGCGCTGCCGCGCCTGCGGGCTCGACTTCTCGACCTTCAACGTCGGTGACGGGCCAGCGGCCTTCCTCACGCTGATCGTCGGCGCGCTGGTCGTGGCCGCGGCGATAACGCTGGAGCTTTCGGCGCACCCGCCCTTCTGGGTCCACATCCTCCTCTGGGTGCCGATCACCGCCGCGGCAGTGGTCTGGGGTCTGAGGGCAGGCAAGGGCGCGCTGCTCGCCGCCGAATACCAGCGCCAGGCCGGCGAACACCGTACCGAGGACGAATGA
- a CDS encoding SURF1 family protein encodes MRRLPLIPTLLVLAAVAIMIRLGFWQISRMHEKEALLARYAAAQTMSADVPFPQDAVAARNVLYRHARVDCRQVTGITVIAGRSAQGGSGMAHVADCLIDGGEKARVVLGWSRDPAPVEWRGGEVMGIVAPGPRLVADPPLQGLAPNARPDPADIPNNHWSYAIQWFLFAATALVIYGLAVRKRLAGEPPRR; translated from the coding sequence ATGCGCCGCTTACCCCTGATCCCGACCCTGCTGGTGCTGGCGGCGGTCGCGATCATGATTCGCCTCGGCTTCTGGCAGATATCGCGGATGCACGAGAAGGAAGCGCTGCTCGCGCGTTACGCTGCGGCGCAGACGATGTCCGCCGACGTGCCGTTCCCTCAGGATGCCGTCGCAGCGCGGAACGTGCTCTACCGACATGCGCGGGTCGATTGCCGCCAGGTGACCGGCATCACCGTCATCGCTGGGCGTAGCGCCCAGGGCGGATCGGGCATGGCGCATGTCGCCGACTGCTTGATCGACGGCGGCGAGAAGGCGCGCGTCGTGCTCGGCTGGTCGCGTGATCCGGCACCAGTCGAATGGCGCGGCGGCGAGGTCATGGGCATCGTGGCTCCCGGTCCGCGCCTCGTCGCCGATCCGCCGCTGCAGGGGCTGGCGCCGAATGCGCGCCCCGACCCGGCCGATATACCCAACAACCACTGGTCCTACGCCATCCAGTGGTTCCTCTTCGCCGCCACCGCGCTGGTGATCTATGGCCTGGCGGTGCGGAAGCGCCTTGCCGGGGAGCCTCCACGCCGCTAA
- a CDS encoding class I SAM-dependent methyltransferase gives MAELSTQPLILAGEGWSDYGLVDSGHGRKLERYGAYRFIRPEPQALWTPRIEDWDAHAEFVPGSDEDGGGRWRYDKPVPRDGWELCWQDVKFAAQCTPFRHLGFFPDMAPVWSWMGEQLAGKPDASTLNLFGYTGVGTLALSDYGPVTHVDASKKSVAQARANATLSSMESRSVRWIVDDAAKFAAREVRRGKRYDGIILDPPKFGRGPEGEVWRLEEHLSGLVADCRRLLDEDSRFLFLTVYAVRMSSLAIAGLLAELFADLPGTIEHGDLAVREDQGGRLLPTAIFARWRRD, from the coding sequence ATGGCAGAGCTTTCGACCCAGCCGCTGATCCTCGCGGGCGAGGGCTGGAGCGACTACGGGCTCGTCGATTCGGGCCATGGTCGCAAGCTCGAACGCTACGGGGCCTACCGCTTCATCCGCCCCGAGCCGCAGGCGCTGTGGACGCCGCGCATCGAGGATTGGGACGCGCACGCCGAATTCGTCCCAGGTTCCGACGAGGACGGCGGCGGCCGCTGGCGTTACGACAAACCGGTTCCGCGCGATGGCTGGGAGCTATGCTGGCAGGACGTGAAGTTCGCTGCGCAGTGCACCCCTTTCCGCCACCTCGGCTTCTTCCCCGATATGGCGCCCGTCTGGTCGTGGATGGGCGAGCAGCTTGCCGGCAAGCCCGATGCCAGCACGCTCAACCTGTTCGGCTATACCGGCGTCGGCACCCTGGCGCTGTCCGACTACGGTCCGGTCACCCATGTCGACGCCTCGAAGAAGTCGGTCGCCCAGGCGCGGGCCAATGCGACGCTTTCCAGCATGGAATCGCGCTCGGTGCGCTGGATCGTCGATGACGCCGCCAAGTTCGCCGCGCGCGAGGTTCGCCGCGGCAAGCGCTACGACGGCATCATCCTCGATCCGCCCAAGTTCGGCCGAGGCCCCGAAGGCGAGGTCTGGCGTTTGGAGGAGCACCTGTCCGGTCTCGTTGCCGATTGCCGCCGTCTGCTCGACGAAGACAGCCGCTTCCTGTTCCTCACGGTCTATGCGGTGCGCATGTCGTCGCTCGCCATCGCCGGGCTGCTGGCGGAACTGTTCGCCGACCTGCCCGGGACGATCGAGCATGGCGACCTGGCCGTGCGCGAGGACCAGGGCGGCCGGCTACTGCCGACCGCCATCTTCGCCCGCTGGCGGCGGGATTAA